The stretch of DNA AGATTTCCAACTCTCTTTTTAGGACATTGACTACCTTAACAATGTCATTATCATTCATTTATAGTAAGCACTCAGCGATCAAGCGATCAGCGTGATAAAAAAATCAGTCTTCCGCCCAATCCTTTGTTACCGAAATAAATTCAGCACAGGGTTTGGGCTGAATGCCGATGGCTGATAGCTGAACGCTTATAAGCTACATGTAACCTTCTTCATTGGCCAGCATATCAAGGTGTAATGTAGCGATGGCCTCAACGTCAAGGTTGGGTTCTTCTTTTATGTTTCTAAAGTCCACTGTTTTGATGTACCTTTTACAGACATTACATACATCGACTCGATATTTCTCATCATCTTCAACGGTAAAGTAGGCTAACGTTTGCTGTTCTTCGTTACCGCAGAATGGGCATTTAATGCGCATGAAGTTCCATTCGAGTCCGCACTGGTTGCAGAAAAGGAATCTTTGCCCCCCTTCTCCTCTTAATGTTCCTATCTTGGGTTCCTTGCCGCATATGGGACAGTACCCCTCAGACCATTCCGATTCTCCGATGATTTTACCGTACTTTTCTGCAAGGATTTCAAGGGCAGGCCTCAGGCTTTCTTCCAGAAATAATTCTACTAAATCAAGGGATTCATCATCCAGTTCTTTTAATATCTCTTCATCATTGTAGATTGCAAAAGAATCGCGAATAAATTTTTCATAATCAGTGGTGCCATTTTTAACTTTTTGGGCGAATTCTCTGGTTTCGTCAGGGGTTTGCTTTTCCGCTATTTTCAGGAGTGCCAGGAAGTATTTTTTAGGTTCGGCTAAATCAAACTTTCCACCCGAAAAATCAACCAGCGTCAATCCACCAGAAAGTTTTTTTTCTATAAGTTTTTCATCTATCGGGAAGATACTCTCGTTCATATTGTGTCGATATTCTTCCCGCAGGATCAAGGTTTCTTCCAGTATATCCAGTAGTTCCTCATAATGGGGGCTGTAGTTTTTGTATTTTTCTATCGTTTTTAGTGTATCCTTTAACATTTTGGCCATTAATTCAAGACCTCCTTTTTTATTTACCTCAATGAAACTCAGCGAACCTATATATCCTTTTTTTCAGAAGTTCAAGAAGTTCTTTGTGCCTCGGATTAAATACTGTAAACCTTTTCACCCGGCAGCACCGTAACACCGTTTTGTAACAGAACCTCAATTGCTGCATCTGTAGAATCGAACCTGAAAATCATAACCGCATTCTGTCCGCTTTTTTCCACAAATGCATACATATATTCTACCGTTATACCACTTTTCGATAGTACCTCAAGAATACTGTGCAAACCACCCGGTCGATCAGGTACCTCTACTGCTACTACGGTTGTACGGCCTACGGAAAAGCCATTTTCTTTTAGCACCTTCTTTGCGGCATCCACATCATTAACAATAAGTCGAAGGATGCCAAAGTCCGTTGTATCAGCAAGGAACAACGTCCTGATGTTTATGTCAGCATCCATCAATACCCTTGTTACACTTTCAAGACCCCCGGGCCTATTCTCCAGAAATATGGATATCTGTTCCACCTTCATATGACTGCCTCCTTACTAAAGAGAACTTTAAATGCTTCTTTTGTCTATTACACGACTGGCCTTACCTTCAAATCGCGGCAGGGTCTTTGGTTCCACCAGTTTTATCCTTGCCGAGACACCCAGGTAGTCTTTTATATCCTTCGCAATACGTCTTTCAATCTTTTGAAGCACCCTTACCTCATCTGAATCGGAAAGAACCTCTTCACTCACCTCTACATGTATCTCAAGGGCATCCAGCGAATCTTCTCTGTACACTACAAGCTGATAGTGGGGTTCAAGACCCTCTATGCCAATAAGAACGTTTTCTATCTGGGACGGGAATATATTGACACCCCTTATAATGAGCATGTCATCACTACGACCAGACACTCTGTCCATCCTCACATATGTTCTGCCACACCTGCATGGTTCCATCATCAGCTTTGATATATCCCTGGTTCGATACCGGATTAAGGGAAACGCCTCCTTTGTTATAGTGGTAAACACCAGCTCTCCCTCCTCACCGGACGGCAGAACTTCTCCTGTGTCTGGATTAATAGTTTCTACTATGAAATGATCTTCAAATATATGGAGACCTTTATGGCCCTCTCTGCATTCCATAGCCACCCCGGGACCCATGATCTCGGAAAGTCCATAAATATCAAGCGCTGTAATATTTAACTTGTTTTCTATTTCCTGTCTCATTTTTTCACTCCACGGTTCGGCACCAAGAATCCCGACGCGCAGCTTTAATGACCTCATATCTATTCCCATTTCTTCACCCTGTTCGGCAAGATAGAGGGCATACGAGGGTGTACAGCATATGGCCGTGGGGCCAAAATCCTGTAATATCATGATCTGTCTTTTTGTATTACCACCTGAAATAGGAATCACGCTTGCTCCAAGCATCTCCGCGCCATAATGTATTCCAAGCCCTCCGGTGAAAAGTCCATAACCGTAGGCATTATGTACAATATCGTTCTTAGTCACCCCCGCAGCAACGAAGGATCTGGCCATGAGTCTTGACCAGGTTTCAATGTCTCTCTTTGTATATCCAACAACAGTAGCCCTGCCAGTAATGCCCGACGATGCATGTAGCCTTACGATATTGCTCATTGGTACTGCAAAGAGGCCGAATGGATAATTATCTCTCAGGTCTTCTTTTGTAGTAAATGGAACCCTATGGAGATCGTTGAGAGTTTTTATGTCATCCGGGGTAATTCCAGCTTCATCAAAAGTTTTTCTGTAGAAACCTACAGTATGGTAAACACGTTGCACGACCTGCTGTAGTCTCTTCAGTTGTAAGGCTTCTAATACTTCTCTTGGCAACGTTTCAAATTCTTCATTGAAAATCATGGATCAGGGCCCCCTTTCAGTTGACGTTGTCATCTATTCTTCTACACATTGAGATCAAATGCAAGTTCAGTTTTGTCAGTTTATCAATAGGCTGGCACGGTTTTGGGTGTAATTCGCAAATAGGGCATAAAAAAAAGAGGATAGTTATAATGCCTAACCCCTTGATTTTACTGGTGCCGGAGCTCGGAATCGAACCGAGATGAGCTAAAGCCCGGGGGATTTTGAGTTTCATAAAGTGCATAACGCTGCGGTTACGAGGCTGGTGTAGGAGTGCATAGGTTGTTTTTATCGACGGTTTCAAATTGTCAAACCAAAAATCCAAACTTGAACCCCATAAGGCAAGGACATGGTCTTCACCTGTTACTCGCCTCCGCCCAGTACTGCGTAAAGCATCACCTGGTTGGCGAGTTTGGCCAGGCGGAGCGAAATGAGCCCCTGCTGCGCCGCATAGAGGGATCGCTGCGCATCAAGGACGCCCAGGTAGCTGTCAATCCCCTTTGTATAGCGTTTATTTGAGAGGCGATATGTTTCTGCAACTGCATTGACCAGAGATTGTTGCGCAGAGACCCGCTGGTCCACCGTGCCCTGCACGGCAAGGGTATCTGCCACTTCCCGGAAGGCTGTCTGAATCGCCTTCTCATACCGGGTCTGGACGATTTCCCGATCGGCTTTACTGACCCGCAGCGCGGCCCAGGTTCGGGCGTCAAAAATCGGCATAGTGATCCGCGGTACAAAGCTCCAGGTAGCCGACCCGGAGCTAAACAGACCGGACAGTTCTTCGCTTGCGGTTCCCACCGAGGTGGTCAGAGAAATGCGGGGGAAGAAGGCCGCCCGGGCCGCGCCGATAAAGGCATACGCCCCCTTGAGCCGATGTTCTGCTGCCATAATATCAGGCCGGCGCAGGAGCACTTCGGAAGACAGGCCTGGAGAAATTTCTTTGAAGGGACTGACGCTACTCAGGTCTGTCGGCAAGAACTCTTTCGGCACCGGAGAGCCTGCCAGAAGGTTCAGGGCGTTTTGATCCTGTGCCACCAATTGCGCAAAGCTGGCGACATCTCCCCGAGCCGCGTCTACCGGAATTTGCGCTCGTCGCAGATCAAGTTCAGTCGCGACACCAACATCATAACGCCTTTGAATTAAACTATAGGCCGCCTGTTGAGTTTCAAGGGTGGACCGGGCCAGTTTAAGGTTTCCCCGATCCGCGGCAAGGGTCAGGTACACCCTGGCAACCTCTGACATCAGCGCAATCTGTGCGCTGCGGCGGGCCTGCTCGGTGGCCAGGTACTCTTCTAACGCCCGATCTTTCAGGCTGCGGATGCGGCCGAAGAAATCGATCTCCCAGGAAGCAATACCCAGATTGACATCGTATCGTTCCACCGTCGTCGATTTTCCGGTGGTTGAAAGATCGGCGGGCACACGTTGCTTACTCCCCGCACCAACCGCATTGACCGTGGGGAACAGTTCAGCCCGTTGAATGCCGTACAGCGCGCGCGCCCTTTCCACATTCAAGGCGGCAAGCCGCAGATCCCGGTTATTGTCCAAGGCCATCTCAATAATTTTTTGCAGCTGTTCGTCGGCAAAAAATTCCTGTCGGCTCAGCTCCGGGGCTGCCGGCGCTCCGGGCATGGCCTGTGTGTCTTTGTAGGCCGCCCCCTGTGGCCACTGTGCCGGGATCGGCGCCTGGGGCTGTGTGTATTTTGGTGCCAGGGTGCAGCCGCCCAGAAAGAGGACGATTCCAACCAGTAGAAACAACAGTTGTCTATTCATATCCTTCATCCCCTGACGTATTTTTATCAACGTGTTTCATCGTTACCCTCTTTCTGTGTTTTCCTAATGCCCTATAGATCATCACATAAAAGAGCGGCGCGAACAAAATCACCAGAAAGGTGGAGGTCACCATCCCTCCCAGCACTCCGATGCCGATGGCATTTTGCGCACCCGCTCCGGCGCCGGTCGCAAGGGCGAGCGGCAGGACACCGAATCCGAAGGCCAGTGAGGTCATGATGATGGGACGCAGTCTTATTTTTGACGCTTCCAGTGTCGCCTCGATCAGCCCCGCCCCCTCGTCGACCCTGGCTCTGGCGAACTGGACGATCAGGATGGCGTTCTTGGTGGTCAGGCCCAGGATGGTCAGCAGCCCGATCTGGAAATAGACATCAGTGGGCATCCCCCGCATGGTCGAAGCGATAACCCCGCCGATGACCCCAAGGGGCAGGATCAGCAGAATCGCGATGGGGATGGGCCAGCTCTCGTACAGGGCCGCCAGTACCAGGAAGATCACGAAAATGGAAAACGCGTACAGCAGGGGCGCCTGGGAGCTGGCCATCCGCTCCTGGTAGGAAAGCCCGGTCCAGTCAAAGCCTATCCCCTGGGGCAGCTTCGAGACGATTTCTTCCATGGCCTGCATCGCCTCGCCGGAACTCCTCCCCGGCGCCGGCTCGCCCCAGATTTCGATGGACGGAAAACCGTTGTAGCGCTCCAGCTTGGGAGAACCCATGGTCCAGTGCCCGGAGGCAAAGGAAGAAAAGGGGACCATCTTGCCCACGGTGTTACGAACATACAGTTTTTTCAAATCTTTCGGCAGCATGCGATAAGGGGCGTCCGCCTGGACGAATACCCTCTTGACCCGCCCGGCCTGGATAAAGTCGTTGACATAGGCGCCGCCGAAGGCCGCCGCGATGGTGTTGTGAATGGAGGTAATGGGAACCCCCAGGGCGCCGGCCTTTTCCCAATCCACGGCAACCCGGTATTCGGGCAGATCTTCCATGCCGTTGGGCCGGACCCTGATCAATCTCAGATCATGGGCCGCCATGCCGAGGAGCTGGTTGCGAGCTGCCATCAGGGCCTCGTGGCCCACGCCGCCACGGTCCTGCAACTGAAAATCAAACCCGGTGGCATTGCCCAGTTCGATGACCGCCGGCGGCGGGAAGGCGAACACCATGGCGCCTTTTATCTGTGAAAACGCTACCATGGCCCTGCCGGCAATGGCCCCGACCTTCAGGTCCGGCCGCTCGCGCAGCTTCCAGTCCTTGAGCTTCGCAAATCCCAGGCCCATGTTCTGCCCCTGGCCGCTATAGCTCACACCTGGGATCGACATGAAGGAGTCCACCCCGTCCTTCTCCTGCGTCAGAAAATGGTCCCTGACCTTATCCATGACCTTCTCAGTCTGCTCCAGGGTCGAACCCGACGGAAGCATAGCCTGGACCAGCAGGATCCCCTGGTCTTCATCGGGGAGGTAGGCGGTGGGC from Syntrophales bacterium encodes:
- a CDS encoding phenylacetate--CoA ligase, producing the protein MIFNEEFETLPREVLEALQLKRLQQVVQRVYHTVGFYRKTFDEAGITPDDIKTLNDLHRVPFTTKEDLRDNYPFGLFAVPMSNIVRLHASSGITGRATVVGYTKRDIETWSRLMARSFVAAGVTKNDIVHNAYGYGLFTGGLGIHYGAEMLGASVIPISGGNTKRQIMILQDFGPTAICCTPSYALYLAEQGEEMGIDMRSLKLRVGILGAEPWSEKMRQEIENKLNITALDIYGLSEIMGPGVAMECREGHKGLHIFEDHFIVETINPDTGEVLPSGEEGELVFTTITKEAFPLIRYRTRDISKLMMEPCRCGRTYVRMDRVSGRSDDMLIIRGVNIFPSQIENVLIGIEGLEPHYQLVVYREDSLDALEIHVEVSEEVLSDSDEVRVLQKIERRIAKDIKDYLGVSARIKLVEPKTLPRFEGKASRVIDKRSI
- a CDS encoding formate dehydrogenase accessory protein FdhE codes for the protein MAKMLKDTLKTIEKYKNYSPHYEELLDILEETLILREEYRHNMNESIFPIDEKLIEKKLSGGLTLVDFSGGKFDLAEPKKYFLALLKIAEKQTPDETREFAQKVKNGTTDYEKFIRDSFAIYNDEEILKELDDESLDLVELFLEESLRPALEILAEKYGKIIGESEWSEGYCPICGKEPKIGTLRGEGGQRFLFCNQCGLEWNFMRIKCPFCGNEEQQTLAYFTVEDDEKYRVDVCNVCKRYIKTVDFRNIKEEPNLDVEAIATLHLDMLANEEGYM
- a CDS encoding efflux transporter outer membrane subunit, which produces MNRQLLFLLVGIVLFLGGCTLAPKYTQPQAPIPAQWPQGAAYKDTQAMPGAPAAPELSRQEFFADEQLQKIIEMALDNNRDLRLAALNVERARALYGIQRAELFPTVNAVGAGSKQRVPADLSTTGKSTTVERYDVNLGIASWEIDFFGRIRSLKDRALEEYLATEQARRSAQIALMSEVARVYLTLAADRGNLKLARSTLETQQAAYSLIQRRYDVGVATELDLRRAQIPVDAARGDVASFAQLVAQDQNALNLLAGSPVPKEFLPTDLSSVSPFKEISPGLSSEVLLRRPDIMAAEHRLKGAYAFIGAARAAFFPRISLTTSVGTASEELSGLFSSGSATWSFVPRITMPIFDARTWAALRVSKADREIVQTRYEKAIQTAFREVADTLAVQGTVDQRVSAQQSLVNAVAETYRLSNKRYTKGIDSYLGVLDAQRSLYAAQQGLISLRLAKLANQVMLYAVLGGGE
- a CDS encoding ACT domain-containing protein, with translation MKVEQISIFLENRPGGLESVTRVLMDADINIRTLFLADTTDFGILRLIVNDVDAAKKVLKENGFSVGRTTVVAVEVPDRPGGLHSILEVLSKSGITVEYMYAFVEKSGQNAVMIFRFDSTDAAIEVLLQNGVTVLPGEKVYSI